A single genomic interval of Acidovorax sp. 1608163 harbors:
- the folP gene encoding dihydropteroate synthase has product MDWQTSRFSLALDRPLVMGIVNATPDSFSDGGQHFDTASALRHCERLIREGADILDIGGESTRPGSPAVGLEEELARVLPVVRDAVSLGVPVSVDTYKPQVMRAVLDLGVDVINDIWALRQPGALAVVATHPSCGVCLMHMHRDPQTMQVSPMSGEIVPQVRKFLQESAASLRASGVQRERIVLDPGVGFGKTVEQNFALLSHQSELLADGYPLLVGWSRKSSLGAVTGLDVDARMVPSVAAALLGVERGARIVRVHDVRETVAALTVWRAAGQGLQPDLRDGLATP; this is encoded by the coding sequence ATGGATTGGCAGACTTCAAGGTTCTCTCTTGCGCTGGACAGGCCCCTCGTCATGGGCATCGTCAATGCCACGCCTGACTCCTTCTCAGATGGCGGCCAGCACTTTGATACGGCCAGTGCTTTGCGCCATTGCGAGCGCTTGATCCGTGAGGGGGCGGATATCCTGGACATTGGGGGCGAATCTACCCGCCCAGGCAGCCCCGCTGTCGGGCTTGAGGAGGAGCTGGCCCGCGTACTTCCCGTGGTTCGGGATGCGGTGTCTTTGGGTGTTCCTGTTTCTGTGGATACCTACAAGCCCCAAGTCATGCGGGCCGTTCTTGACTTGGGCGTAGACGTCATCAACGACATCTGGGCGCTGCGCCAGCCGGGGGCGCTGGCCGTAGTGGCTACCCACCCCTCTTGCGGTGTATGCCTCATGCACATGCACCGTGATCCGCAAACCATGCAGGTGTCTCCCATGTCAGGAGAGATCGTGCCGCAAGTGAGAAAATTTTTGCAAGAATCAGCAGCCAGTTTGCGAGCGTCCGGAGTACAGCGCGAGCGTATCGTGCTGGACCCGGGCGTGGGTTTTGGCAAAACGGTAGAGCAGAATTTTGCCTTGTTGTCCCACCAGTCCGAGCTGCTGGCCGATGGCTACCCCTTGCTGGTGGGATGGTCTCGCAAATCCTCACTAGGGGCTGTGACAGGTTTGGACGTGGATGCCCGCATGGTCCCCAGCGTGGCTGCCGCCTTGCTGGGGGTGGAGCGGGGGGCTCGCATCGTTCGCGTACACGACGTACGAGAGACGGTGGCGGCCTTGACCGTGTGGCGGGCTGCGGGCCAAGGTCTGCAGCCCGATCTGCGCGATGGGCTGGCAACACCATAA
- a CDS encoding UDP-2,3-diacylglucosamine diphosphatase, whose product MRAALDASGAWGGMNLPFLPPEAQAADSDSPEADSHPRYRAIFISDLHLGTPGFQAAALLDFLRHHSSDSLYLVGDIVDGWQLRRRWFWPQLHNDVVQKLLRSARKGCRIVFVPGNHDEFARAFEGHSFGGIHVQTEAVHTTADGRRLWVVHGDYFDGVIQCAKWLAYLGDNLYELTLKLNRHLNRLRARMGLPYWSLSAYLKGKVKKALNYVTDFENAVAAEARRRGHQGVVCGHIHRAEMREIDGILYCNDGDWVESCTALVEHRDGRLELVHWHGNALPRVSEPVGQQVAA is encoded by the coding sequence ATGCGGGCCGCGTTGGATGCTTCCGGTGCATGGGGTGGTATGAACCTGCCTTTTCTGCCACCCGAAGCGCAAGCCGCGGATTCAGACAGCCCGGAGGCGGATTCTCACCCCAGGTACCGGGCCATTTTTATCTCTGATTTGCATTTGGGAACTCCAGGCTTTCAGGCTGCTGCATTGCTGGATTTTCTGCGTCACCACTCCAGCGACTCGCTGTATCTGGTGGGGGATATTGTGGATGGTTGGCAACTCCGCCGCCGCTGGTTTTGGCCCCAGTTGCACAACGACGTGGTGCAGAAATTATTGAGAAGTGCCCGCAAAGGTTGTCGCATCGTCTTTGTTCCGGGCAACCACGACGAGTTTGCAAGAGCGTTTGAGGGGCACTCCTTTGGGGGGATCCACGTGCAGACCGAAGCTGTACACACCACAGCCGATGGGCGAAGGCTTTGGGTGGTCCATGGGGACTACTTCGATGGCGTCATCCAATGCGCCAAATGGTTGGCCTACCTGGGGGACAACCTGTATGAATTGACCCTCAAACTCAATAGGCACCTCAATCGCTTGCGCGCACGCATGGGCTTGCCCTATTGGTCGCTTTCTGCCTACCTCAAAGGCAAAGTCAAAAAGGCATTGAACTACGTGACTGATTTTGAGAACGCCGTGGCGGCTGAAGCCCGTCGCAGGGGGCACCAGGGCGTGGTGTGTGGCCATATCCATCGGGCAGAGATGCGTGAGATTGACGGTATCTTGTATTGCAATGATGGTGATTGGGTGGAGAGTTGCACGGCTTTGGTTGAGCACCGCGACGGGCGCTTGGAACTCGTGCATTGGCATGGAAATGCATTGCCCCGCGTGTCGGAGCCCGTGGGACAGCAGGTGGCCGCATGA
- the ppk1 gene encoding polyphosphate kinase 1: protein MSPVVMLDRDQSILAFNERVFDWAARTDVPLLERLRYLCIVSSNLDEFFEVRAAPHITAAKNGDAKGLYSAASLESLSAIVHNLVVRQYALYNESLVPAFESHGIRIVSHGERNAAQRRWVQDYFVKEVRPLLIPVGLDPAHPFPQVANKSLNFIVRLRGPDAFGRENEVAIVKVPRALPRLVRMPSKVAPQGTWFVSLSSIIRAHLHDLFPGREVTEFSQFRVTRHSDMALDEEDVRNLRTALRQGLQQRHYGQAVRLEVSAGCSSFLSEFLRAQFALPPAAVYRVPGPVNLVRLTQLVDLVNDPALLFPPWRSSWPRQLQQGVSILEQVRQRDVVIHQPFESFDGVLAFLREAVNDPQVLVIKQTIYRTGADSELMELLTEAVRRGKEVMAVVELKARFDEEANINWAEALESVGAQVVYGVVGLKTHAKMLLVTRREGGRLRRYGHLSTGNYNVRTARLYTDLSYLTANEETTADMDGVFSHLASQNRPPKLRQLILAPFHLQRRMQEKIEQVGQAASRGEDARIVLKMNALTDEALIRALILAGQCGARIDLIVRGACMLAAQVPGVTDNIRVRSVIGRFLEHTRVFYFRSNGQEDLYLSSADWMNRNMMRRIELAWPVMDPKLRQQIVDECLVAYLHDDRDAWTLDANGAYQRASRPSTGHGAQNALMVRYGAAGLRSA, encoded by the coding sequence ATGTCTCCTGTTGTGATGCTGGACCGTGATCAGAGCATTCTGGCATTCAACGAGCGGGTGTTTGATTGGGCCGCACGCACGGATGTGCCCTTGCTGGAGCGGCTGCGTTACCTGTGCATCGTGTCATCCAATCTGGATGAGTTTTTTGAGGTGCGGGCCGCGCCACACATCACTGCCGCCAAGAATGGGGACGCCAAGGGCCTCTACAGTGCTGCGTCGCTGGAGTCCTTGTCCGCAATCGTCCATAACCTGGTGGTGCGCCAGTATGCGTTGTACAACGAGTCCTTGGTCCCCGCGTTTGAGTCGCATGGAATTCGCATCGTCTCTCACGGGGAGCGCAATGCCGCGCAGCGGCGCTGGGTACAAGACTACTTTGTGAAAGAAGTGCGGCCTTTGCTTATACCGGTGGGACTGGATCCGGCCCATCCGTTTCCGCAAGTGGCCAACAAGTCTTTGAATTTCATTGTGCGCTTGCGCGGACCGGATGCCTTTGGTCGTGAGAACGAAGTCGCCATTGTGAAAGTGCCTCGGGCCTTGCCACGTCTGGTGCGCATGCCCAGCAAGGTGGCCCCGCAAGGCACGTGGTTTGTGAGTCTTTCGAGCATCATCCGCGCCCATCTGCACGACCTGTTTCCAGGCCGCGAAGTCACCGAGTTCTCGCAGTTCCGGGTCACCCGGCATTCGGACATGGCGCTGGACGAGGAGGATGTGCGCAATCTGCGGACGGCTTTGCGCCAAGGGCTTCAGCAGCGTCACTATGGCCAAGCGGTTCGCTTGGAGGTATCTGCCGGTTGTTCTTCGTTTTTGTCTGAGTTTTTGAGGGCGCAGTTTGCGCTACCGCCCGCGGCGGTGTACCGGGTTCCGGGGCCCGTCAATCTGGTGCGGTTGACGCAATTGGTGGATCTCGTCAATGACCCCGCTTTGTTGTTTCCGCCCTGGCGCTCGTCCTGGCCACGGCAGTTGCAGCAGGGGGTCTCTATCCTTGAGCAGGTGCGCCAACGGGACGTGGTGATCCACCAGCCATTTGAGAGTTTCGATGGTGTGCTGGCTTTTTTGCGCGAGGCCGTCAACGACCCTCAAGTGCTGGTGATCAAGCAAACGATCTACCGCACCGGGGCTGATTCAGAGTTGATGGAGTTGCTGACGGAAGCGGTGCGCCGTGGCAAAGAGGTCATGGCGGTTGTGGAGCTGAAAGCCCGCTTTGATGAAGAGGCCAACATCAACTGGGCAGAAGCTCTGGAGTCTGTGGGAGCACAGGTGGTGTATGGGGTGGTCGGCCTCAAGACCCACGCAAAGATGCTGCTGGTGACCCGCCGGGAAGGTGGGCGTTTGCGCCGCTACGGGCACCTTTCCACGGGCAACTACAACGTGCGCACAGCACGCTTGTACACAGACCTCAGCTACCTGACGGCGAATGAGGAAACCACTGCAGACATGGATGGCGTTTTCAGCCACCTTGCCAGCCAGAATCGCCCACCTAAGCTGCGCCAGCTGATCTTGGCCCCGTTTCATTTACAGCGCCGCATGCAGGAAAAGATTGAACAGGTGGGGCAAGCTGCCAGCCGAGGAGAAGATGCACGCATCGTGCTCAAGATGAACGCCTTGACCGACGAGGCTTTGATCCGGGCGCTGATCTTGGCCGGGCAGTGCGGGGCGCGCATTGATCTCATTGTGCGCGGCGCGTGCATGTTGGCAGCTCAGGTGCCAGGCGTCACCGACAACATCCGGGTGCGCTCGGTGATTGGCCGGTTCTTGGAGCACACGCGGGTGTTTTACTTTCGCAGCAATGGCCAAGAAGACTTGTATCTGTCGAGTGCCGACTGGATGAATCGCAACATGATGCGGCGCATTGAGCTGGCTTGGCCGGTGATGGACCCGAAACTGCGCCAGCAAATTGTGGATGAGTGCCTGGTGGCCTATTTGCATGACGACCGCGATGCATGGACTTTGGACGCCAATGGGGCGTACCAGCGTGCAAGTCGCCCATCGACAGGACATGGCGCGCAGAACGCCTTGATGGTGCGCTATGGTGCGGCGGGGCTTCGGTCTGCGTGA
- a CDS encoding glycosyltransferase family 1 protein — protein MKIALVTDAWQPQVNGVVTTLVELVQQLESRGHQVMVIHPGLFRTRPCPGYAGIDLAVRPFKVLTGLLNDYQPDAIHLATEGPLGWAARKYCLRHRLAFTTAFHTRFPEILHAALRIPLAWGYALFRHFHRPSSGVMVPTRDVMNMLAQRGFRNLRQWTHGVDTQAFQFEAVTKPCHVTGALSHPVSLYVGRVSYEKNIEAFLQMQMPGTKVVCGVGPLEAGLKARFPHVRWLGILDRPTLAQVYAAADVFVFPSRSETFGLVMLEAMACGTPVAAFPVDGPVEVLGAHDGATAQGGVLDEDLLSACQQALRIPRHEARQRALAFTWGSAADQFLGHLVPVNRFVTPHKVMQKTVTSLSSE, from the coding sequence ATGAAAATTGCCCTCGTCACCGATGCATGGCAGCCCCAGGTCAATGGCGTTGTGACAACGCTGGTGGAACTGGTGCAGCAACTGGAGTCGCGTGGACACCAGGTGATGGTCATCCATCCAGGGTTGTTTCGCACCCGCCCCTGCCCTGGCTATGCAGGCATTGATTTGGCGGTACGGCCATTCAAAGTGTTGACTGGCTTGTTGAACGATTACCAGCCCGACGCGATTCACCTGGCCACGGAAGGCCCTCTGGGCTGGGCTGCTCGCAAATATTGTTTGCGGCACCGCTTGGCGTTCACCACCGCCTTCCACACGCGGTTTCCAGAGATTCTGCACGCGGCGCTGCGTATTCCACTGGCTTGGGGGTATGCCCTTTTTCGCCATTTTCACCGACCCTCTTCAGGGGTGATGGTGCCGACGCGAGACGTGATGAATATGCTGGCCCAACGTGGCTTTCGCAACTTGCGCCAGTGGACCCATGGGGTAGACACTCAGGCATTTCAATTTGAAGCCGTCACAAAGCCTTGTCATGTGACAGGGGCATTGTCGCACCCCGTCAGTCTGTATGTCGGCCGTGTTTCCTACGAGAAAAATATTGAGGCCTTCCTGCAAATGCAGATGCCTGGGACCAAGGTGGTCTGTGGGGTTGGGCCGCTGGAAGCGGGGCTGAAGGCGCGGTTTCCCCATGTTCGCTGGTTGGGCATTTTGGACAGGCCCACGCTGGCGCAGGTCTATGCAGCGGCCGATGTATTTGTTTTCCCCAGCCGCTCTGAAACTTTTGGCTTGGTGATGCTGGAAGCCATGGCTTGTGGCACTCCGGTTGCGGCATTTCCTGTCGATGGGCCTGTGGAGGTGCTGGGTGCGCATGACGGTGCTACAGCCCAGGGCGGTGTGCTGGACGAAGACCTGTTGTCAGCCTGTCAGCAGGCTTTGCGTATCCCTCGGCATGAGGCGCGTCAGCGTGCCCTGGCATTCACCTGGGGCTCGGCTGCAGATCAGTTTCTCGGCCATCTTGTGCCGGTCAATCGTTTTGTGACACCGCATAAGGTGATGCAAAAAACTGTCACATCATTGTCATCTGAATAG
- a CDS encoding Ppx/GppA phosphatase family protein has product MQNGTLLAAVDLGSNSFRLEIGRFEHGHIHKVEYLKETVRQGNGLDDNRNLTQDALERGWACLARFGERLAGFPREHVRAVATQTLREARNRDDFLTRGSEVLGYPIDVVSGIEEARLIYQGVARLLPQSDERRLVVDIGGRSTELILGQQFSPKSVASFRVGSVAWSSRYFADGAFTPQAFLAAEIAAKAVLDEALAVFRRDAWDVAYGSSGTAGAVGDVLAAMGGPRGIITRSGLEALRDKLLRAQSADRVRMEGLKEDRRAVIGGGISILRAVFDLLDIDEMQVAQGALRQGALYDLLDREQPETDLRTDTVNALMQRFAVDTPHADRVAETACKLFLQAAQPDSERAARKLEWAAKLHEVGCRISHSDYHRHGAYILDNTDAAGFALPELHRLSVLVLGQRGKVRKLEADLSDPIFALQLLCLRLAVALCHARRAPDISGIRLHAQPGVFTLSAPPPWSKAYPQSAHLLQEEVTAWQKTPWDLHIVGD; this is encoded by the coding sequence ATGCAAAACGGAACATTGCTCGCCGCTGTGGATCTTGGATCCAACAGCTTTCGCCTTGAAATTGGCCGCTTCGAGCACGGCCACATCCACAAAGTCGAATACCTCAAGGAGACCGTGCGCCAAGGCAACGGGCTGGACGACAACCGCAACCTTACACAAGACGCACTGGAGCGCGGCTGGGCTTGCCTGGCACGGTTTGGTGAACGACTGGCAGGATTTCCTCGCGAACATGTTCGAGCCGTCGCCACCCAGACTCTGCGCGAAGCCCGCAACCGGGACGATTTTCTGACCCGCGGCAGCGAGGTGCTGGGATACCCGATTGACGTGGTGTCTGGCATTGAAGAAGCCCGACTGATCTACCAAGGGGTGGCCCGGCTGCTGCCGCAATCCGATGAACGCCGGCTGGTGGTGGACATTGGGGGGCGTTCTACCGAACTGATTTTGGGCCAGCAGTTCTCCCCCAAGTCCGTGGCTTCGTTCAGGGTGGGCAGCGTGGCATGGTCGTCCCGCTATTTTGCGGATGGCGCCTTCACCCCCCAGGCCTTTCTGGCTGCCGAAATCGCCGCCAAAGCCGTGCTGGACGAGGCTCTGGCCGTGTTTCGCCGAGACGCGTGGGATGTGGCGTATGGATCATCGGGTACCGCCGGTGCCGTGGGCGATGTGCTGGCAGCCATGGGCGGCCCCAGGGGCATCATCACTCGCTCGGGCCTGGAGGCATTGCGCGACAAATTGCTGCGAGCCCAAAGCGCAGACCGCGTTCGAATGGAAGGACTCAAGGAAGACCGGCGCGCCGTGATTGGCGGCGGGATCAGCATCCTGCGGGCGGTGTTCGATCTTCTGGATATTGACGAGATGCAGGTGGCCCAGGGCGCCTTGCGACAAGGTGCCCTCTACGATCTGTTGGACCGCGAGCAGCCCGAGACCGACCTGCGCACCGACACCGTGAACGCCCTGATGCAGCGCTTTGCCGTGGACACACCACACGCCGATCGTGTTGCCGAAACAGCCTGCAAGCTCTTCTTGCAAGCGGCGCAGCCCGACAGTGAACGGGCCGCACGCAAACTGGAATGGGCCGCCAAGTTGCACGAGGTGGGCTGCCGCATTTCGCACAGCGACTACCACCGGCACGGCGCCTACATCCTCGACAACACAGACGCTGCAGGCTTTGCGCTGCCCGAGTTGCATCGACTGAGCGTGCTCGTCTTGGGGCAACGTGGAAAAGTGCGCAAGCTGGAGGCGGATTTGTCCGACCCCATCTTTGCGCTGCAGCTGCTGTGCCTGCGATTGGCCGTAGCGCTGTGCCACGCACGGCGCGCCCCCGATATCTCAGGCATACGGTTGCACGCGCAGCCTGGCGTATTCACACTCTCAGCCCCACCGCCTTGGTCAAAGGCCTATCCCCAATCGGCCCACTTGCTGCAGGAAGAAGTCACCGCTTGGCAAAAAACACCTTGGGATTTGCACATCGTGGGTGATTGA
- a CDS encoding GNAT family N-acetyltransferase → MQEPTHGGLSPVVESVHSASERSSASGVVWGAGKPVQAGIQVRWARHLDEVRQAQRLRFEVFGLEMGARLSTPVPGHDIDLFDDYCEHLLVLDEASQAVIGTYRVLTPAQAQRVGGTYSDTEFDLTRLRGLRSRMVELGRSCVHPAHRTGGVIMALWGALADFMVRNQLDTMIGCASIPMLHNGVVSGDVAASIWEQLRQTHLAPIEYHVRPRLPLPVEQLDNSVLAEPPALIKGYLRLGARVLGAPAWDPDFNTADLPMLMRLADLHPRYRKHFLGA, encoded by the coding sequence ATGCAAGAGCCCACCCATGGCGGTTTATCCCCCGTTGTCGAGTCTGTACATAGCGCGTCCGAGCGCTCGTCTGCGTCTGGCGTAGTCTGGGGCGCTGGCAAGCCAGTCCAGGCGGGCATTCAGGTCCGCTGGGCGCGCCATCTGGACGAAGTCAGGCAGGCACAAAGACTGCGGTTCGAGGTCTTTGGCCTTGAAATGGGTGCACGCCTATCGACTCCAGTGCCGGGTCACGACATTGATCTGTTCGATGACTATTGCGAGCATCTCTTGGTGCTTGATGAGGCGAGCCAGGCCGTCATCGGAACCTACCGGGTCCTGACACCCGCCCAGGCCCAGCGGGTTGGGGGCACCTACAGCGACACGGAGTTTGATCTCACACGTTTGCGTGGGCTGCGGTCAAGGATGGTGGAGTTGGGGCGCAGTTGCGTGCACCCGGCACATCGCACTGGCGGTGTGATCATGGCGTTGTGGGGCGCGTTGGCCGACTTCATGGTTCGCAACCAGCTCGACACCATGATCGGTTGCGCAAGCATCCCCATGCTGCACAACGGTGTGGTCAGTGGCGACGTGGCTGCCAGTATCTGGGAGCAGCTTCGCCAAACCCACCTTGCGCCCATTGAATACCACGTACGTCCCCGCCTTCCTCTGCCTGTAGAGCAGCTCGACAATTCGGTATTGGCCGAGCCACCAGCCTTGATCAAAGGCTATCTGCGCCTGGGGGCCCGTGTATTGGGCGCACCCGCATGGGATCCCGATTTCAACACCGCAGATCTGCCCATGTTGATGCGTTTGGCAGATTTGCATCCCCGCTATCGCAAGCACTTTCTGGGGGCTTGA
- a CDS encoding ABC transporter substrate-binding protein: MLAHITPHPASPPRRRSTGAFALGRRDWLRCATGIGVWVAAGQPTWAQGDSSRTVSIAQVVDMSPTQQDVSRDFLTGSRVAWQDTNARGGIQGKPVQHMVLETDGTPGQLQAAWQTAHRQSQCAALAGCVGHNAAQGLAKLQTGADINNPLPLVAPWLHHTATQGAVDTVFDVFADLRAQVTHALKSLASMGVPELAVAYAAGHDPALWQTAVAQAAREQNVKVQTISAGAQLTQPIVLFVGGTPELHAFVEKLKLPAGRQCYVIALADVNLQVLAQMGNLPKKVSIVATQTVPLVTAGLPIVRAYREALARLYDEPPSPQGLAGFIAAKYTAEVLQQINGPITRANALAAFQQRKPVTVGGWAVSYQDKKRSAPFVTQSMLSSDGRIVG; this comes from the coding sequence ATGCTCGCCCACATCACGCCCCACCCAGCCTCGCCTCCCCGGCGCAGGAGCACTGGCGCCTTCGCGCTGGGGCGACGTGATTGGCTGCGCTGCGCAACAGGCATAGGGGTATGGGTTGCGGCCGGGCAGCCCACCTGGGCACAGGGGGACAGCTCACGCACCGTTTCGATTGCGCAAGTGGTGGACATGTCGCCCACCCAACAGGATGTGAGCCGAGATTTTCTGACCGGATCGCGGGTCGCGTGGCAAGACACGAATGCACGCGGTGGCATCCAGGGCAAACCGGTGCAGCACATGGTTCTGGAAACCGATGGCACCCCAGGACAACTCCAGGCGGCCTGGCAAACTGCCCACCGCCAAAGCCAATGCGCAGCGCTGGCAGGCTGCGTAGGGCACAACGCGGCCCAAGGGCTTGCCAAGCTGCAAACCGGTGCGGACATCAACAACCCGCTGCCTTTGGTGGCCCCATGGCTGCACCACACGGCAACCCAAGGTGCAGTCGATACCGTCTTTGATGTCTTTGCCGACTTGCGCGCGCAAGTCACCCATGCGTTGAAGTCCTTGGCATCCATGGGGGTCCCTGAGCTGGCCGTCGCCTATGCGGCGGGCCATGACCCGGCCCTTTGGCAAACCGCAGTGGCACAGGCTGCTCGCGAGCAGAACGTCAAGGTGCAAACCATCAGCGCGGGCGCGCAGCTGACGCAGCCCATCGTTCTTTTTGTGGGAGGCACCCCCGAACTGCACGCGTTTGTGGAAAAACTCAAACTGCCAGCGGGGCGCCAGTGCTACGTGATTGCATTGGCCGACGTGAATTTGCAGGTGTTGGCCCAGATGGGCAATCTGCCCAAAAAAGTGTCCATCGTCGCCACACAGACCGTTCCCCTGGTCACTGCGGGCCTGCCCATCGTCCGCGCATACCGAGAAGCCCTGGCACGTTTGTACGACGAGCCCCCTTCGCCCCAGGGGTTGGCCGGCTTTATTGCAGCCAAGTACACCGCCGAGGTCTTGCAACAAATCAACGGCCCCATCACCCGGGCCAATGCGCTGGCGGCCTTCCAGCAACGCAAGCCCGTCACCGTGGGTGGCTGGGCTGTTTCCTATCAAGACAAGAAACGCTCGGCGCCCTTTGTGACCCAAAGCATGCTGTCATCCGACGGCCGCATTGTGGGCTGA
- the sixA gene encoding phosphohistidine phosphatase SixA, which produces MDLILWRHAEAEEAAEGVDDLARSLTPRGEKQAARMAAWLDRQLPEGLRVIASPARRTEQTAAALGRKFKMRAELSPGGTVQDLLDLVQWPNARGTILIVGHQPILGQVIAQLLGLQSPECAVRKGAVWWLRQRQRLEQSQTVLMTVQSPEYL; this is translated from the coding sequence ATGGATTTGATTCTCTGGCGACATGCCGAGGCCGAAGAGGCGGCAGAAGGTGTGGATGACTTGGCGCGCTCTTTGACACCGCGCGGTGAAAAGCAGGCGGCCAGAATGGCCGCCTGGCTGGACCGCCAATTGCCTGAAGGGTTGCGTGTGATTGCCAGCCCGGCGCGCCGAACAGAGCAGACCGCAGCAGCGTTGGGCCGCAAATTCAAAATGCGTGCTGAACTGTCACCAGGCGGCACCGTGCAGGATTTGCTCGACTTGGTGCAATGGCCCAACGCCCGGGGCACCATCTTGATTGTGGGGCACCAGCCCATACTGGGGCAGGTGATTGCCCAATTGCTCGGGCTGCAGTCGCCTGAGTGTGCTGTACGCAAAGGGGCTGTGTGGTGGCTGCGCCAGCGGCAACGCCTGGAACAGAGCCAAACGGTCCTGATGACCGTTCAGTCCCCCGAATACCTGTGA
- the glmM gene encoding phosphoglucosamine mutase, translating into MTRKYFGTDGIRGTVGQYPITPDFVLRLAHAVGRVLRRTEDRPTVLIGKDTRISGYMLESALESGFNSAGVDVVLLGPLPTPGVAYLTRAQRASLGVVISASHNAYPDNGIKFFSAQGTKLPDAWEQAVEAALDETPVWADSSSLGKARRLDDAAGRYIEFCKSTFPQDLTLRGLKIVVDAAHGAAYQVAPKVFHELGAEVLSIGCAPDGLNINHEVGATHPEALVRSVRANRADYGVALDGDADRLQMVDAAGRLYNGDELLYLMAADRMGRDEHVPGVVGTLMTNMAVEVALKQRGVRLERAKVGDRYVLEELAKHRWTLGGEGSGHLLALDKHTTGDGLVSALQVLQACVRSGSSLPHLLKDLVLFPQVLLNVRLTPGQDWKGNALLSDAIVQVEAELGETGRVLIRASGTEPLLRVMVEARDEEQANRCAQKLADAARAG; encoded by the coding sequence ATGACCCGCAAGTATTTCGGCACAGATGGCATTCGAGGCACGGTGGGGCAGTACCCCATCACTCCCGATTTTGTGTTGCGCTTGGCCCATGCCGTGGGACGCGTCTTGCGCCGCACAGAAGACCGCCCCACCGTGTTGATTGGTAAAGACACGCGCATTTCTGGGTACATGCTGGAGAGTGCCTTGGAGTCAGGGTTCAACTCCGCTGGGGTCGATGTAGTGCTGCTCGGGCCGCTGCCCACGCCTGGGGTGGCATACCTGACGCGGGCTCAGCGCGCCAGCTTGGGTGTGGTGATCAGTGCAAGCCACAACGCCTATCCAGACAATGGCATCAAGTTTTTCAGCGCCCAAGGCACGAAATTGCCAGATGCCTGGGAGCAGGCGGTTGAGGCCGCGCTGGACGAGACACCGGTCTGGGCTGATTCTTCTAGCCTGGGTAAAGCGCGTCGATTGGACGATGCGGCAGGGCGCTACATTGAGTTCTGTAAAAGCACGTTCCCTCAGGACCTGACCTTGCGTGGGCTCAAGATCGTGGTGGATGCAGCGCACGGCGCAGCCTACCAAGTGGCTCCCAAGGTATTCCATGAACTGGGCGCAGAAGTGCTGTCCATTGGCTGCGCACCGGATGGCCTGAACATCAACCATGAGGTGGGCGCCACACACCCCGAAGCTCTGGTGCGCTCTGTGCGTGCCAATCGCGCTGACTACGGTGTAGCGCTGGATGGCGATGCGGATCGCTTGCAGATGGTGGATGCGGCAGGGCGCCTCTATAACGGCGATGAGTTGCTGTATTTGATGGCTGCCGACCGCATGGGGCGTGATGAACATGTGCCGGGCGTCGTGGGCACATTGATGACCAACATGGCGGTGGAGGTGGCGCTCAAACAGCGTGGCGTTCGCCTGGAGCGCGCCAAAGTGGGTGACCGCTACGTACTGGAAGAATTGGCCAAGCACCGCTGGACATTGGGTGGCGAAGGCTCTGGCCATTTGTTGGCACTGGACAAGCACACCACGGGAGACGGTCTGGTGAGCGCCCTGCAAGTGCTCCAAGCCTGTGTGCGCAGCGGCTCCAGCTTGCCGCATTTGCTCAAGGATCTGGTGTTGTTTCCGCAGGTGTTGTTGAACGTGCGTCTCACCCCTGGGCAAGACTGGAAGGGCAATGCCCTGCTGTCCGACGCGATTGTGCAAGTGGAGGCCGAGCTGGGCGAAACAGGCCGGGTACTGATCCGCGCCAGCGGGACTGAGCCCCTGCTGCGTGTGATGGTGGAGGCGCGAGACGAGGAACAGGCCAATCGCTGCGCTCAAAAATTGGCTGACGCAGCGCGGGCCGGTTGA